The Euphorbia lathyris chromosome 3, ddEupLath1.1, whole genome shotgun sequence genome contains a region encoding:
- the LOC136224522 gene encoding zinc finger CCCH domain-containing protein 54-like — protein sequence MYFPPHYVDIDVELHSFPRGHETSRLLRKQLIEEQEQVLEFQRRRLAGLQAARNTMGNQSYFAYSMDALKVSEDNFNFPSVKPFSFLFDALNNDPTSNDKIRLTEANYTDQSSQGLNIRTTFNYLSRGGSVKS from the exons ATGTATTTCCCTCCTCACTATGTAGATATAGATGTTGAGCTTCATTCAT TTCCAAGAGGGCATGAGACATCAAGGTTGCTGAGGAAGCAACTCATAGAAGAGCAGGAGCAAGTTCTTGAATTTCAGAGGAGGCGACTTGCAGGGTTGCAAGCAGCTCGGAACACCATGGGCAATCAGTCCTATTTTGCATATTCCATGGATGCGCTAAAAGTATCAGAAG ATAATTTCAATTTTCCATCCGTGAAACCTTTTAGTTTTCTGTTTGACGCCCTAAACAACGATCCAACATCTAATGACAAAATCAGATTAACAGAGGCCAATTACACTGACCAGAGCAG TCAAGGACTGAACATAAGGACCACATTTAATTATTTGAGCAGAGGAGGTTCAGTCAAATCTTGA